Below is a window of Lagenorhynchus albirostris chromosome 18, mLagAlb1.1, whole genome shotgun sequence DNA.
TACCAagtggaatgaaaatgaaaaaacccaACTCCTCTAGGAATTCATgccataaaacatttattaataagtAAAATGATTTTCCCCTGCCTTTGGCTATTAAAAGATTTGACGGGGTATCTTTGTTGATACCAATTGCCAACAATGGTTTTACGTTTTTCAGTCATGAGATAGACAGAGATACAGACAGGTGATAGAAAAGGTAGACAGACCATAGACAGATGAccatagatacagatataaatatgTGTAGAAAACCATACCTTACAACCATTTAATTACAAATCTTGGTTTTGCTAGCAGTTGGAAATTAACTTCAACTTACTTCTTGTAAGGGAACAATACACAAATAAATTCACTTGAATTTCATAATTCAGCAGACTGGTAATGAATACAGTGCTTGTTGAGGactaaaagagagaggaaaacaagaaCTAACTTTGTGGGGAAGAAAGGCAATATCTCTTTGAAAAGCTCTTCTCAACTTGATAGTCTCTCTTGCCTGAAAAACAAGACATTTTGATAACGACAGTATAAAAAGCCTATGATTTGCGAAGTAAATCGAATCTGCGGTTTAAATTTCATCCCAAGTCTCAGGTTTGGGCTGAGGAGCGATATTAAGTATCTCTCTCTCTGCAAGCGTTTCTTTGAGCTTTTCTAGGAAAGACAAGAAAATGTTTTATCAGATCTAGGCAGAAAGGCTGACGTTCATTTATAACAACAGTAATTACCGGCACTCAGTACTATATGGACACGGAGGTCCGAACACCAAACAGAGTGAAACGCCAAACCACACCACACAGCAAAATGAAGAGTCATCTGGAGAAGGGGCAGGTGATAGTTTATGATTTCAATATGAAAACACTTTATTACTCTTCTCAGATGTCAATGTGAAGTCAGAAATCTAAAAGATACAATCGAGAAGGGGCTGAATGGTTTTATTACTACACCATCACTCTACTTCAAGATTAAAATAATCCCAGAGTTCTGAAATGTCATCAGTTAAGTAACTATACAATTTCTTTCAGCCTCTTTTTAATGTAGGAAATCACTTTGTAATAAGATCTCTACACAAGGTAAAAAAGCACAAAATAGACcccaaaaaagcacaaaaataaacaatatatatatatctttttacaaTGAATTAAGGTGTGTCTGGGAAATACTGAGATCAAGGACTAACCTCAGAGTCCAGATTGGTTTCCTTTTGTAAGAATTGTGCTCTTCACATCCCCCCGGAAACTTGGGATGCTTATTAGAAACTGGCCCAGGTAAAAGGGAGGGAACAACTATTCTGATCTTGTACCaatacagtaaaaaataaaaaagaagtaacagtaacgaaataataaaaacaatcagTTTACAAAATCCTTCTGACAGCCACACCTCAAGGGCACTTAAGGGCGCACATGTGTCACACAACCACTGGCGACCACACAGGCATCACCAGGGGATGCTCTTCTCCATCATAAATCAATCATGCACTGGGATGAAACATGTCCAGAAACGCGCATTTGGAGAAAGATGTTTTCATACAGTTTGGGGGCAAAGCAAGCCATCCAACAGAATTGTGCCACAAACACCAGCGATACGCTGGGACTTCCACGTTGAGAATCCTTCCCAAGCCCACAGCTTCTGCCTTCCTCTGTCTGGTACCGGACCCCGGCCTCACCTTGCGTTACACAGTCACGGCTGGGTACATCTTCTGTTCGCTGTTAGTGTGAGGGAAGGGGGCCTGTATCTGCCTGTAGCCCGTCTGCAGCCCGTCCAGGAACGGCGGCACTGGGGTCATAGGCACGGTGTCGTGCTGCACCGTGTACCCCACGAAGGGGGGATGCAGGTACTGCCCCTGGTGGGGCACAATCTGGGTGGCCTGCTGACAGTTGAGCACGGAGAAGTTTGTGGGCATGTTGACGTATACATTGTTCATGGTGCCTTCGGGCAAACAACAGTTGGTCTGTGACCTGGTCGGGGGCCCCCGGGCCCCCGAGTTGgcgctggagctggagctggcgGCCGTGCTGGACTGGCGGGAAGAGGAACCTCGGGAGGTGCTGGCGCTGGGGATCATGGGGATGGTCTCCACCATGCGGGGCCCCCCCGGGGCCCGGCTCTGCTGGGGCTCCTGCTTGGGCCGCAGGCATCTGCAGCAGCAGGCGGCCACCAGGGACCCCAAGATGATGAAGGCGACAAACACCGACCCGACGATAAGGAAGGGCACATAGATGGGGactgaagaaaaggagaaagacataCTGTGATGACTTCCTGTAAGGATGCAGTAAAAATCGGGGATGGGCAGCGGAGATGGATAAATGAACAACGCTGGTACCCAGAAGCCAGGAACCTGGGCCAGGCCCGGTGTGTGCGCTTATCGGCCGCACACAGGAAGCACCGTCCTTTATCAAGTGCttagggatggggaggggggcgCAGTAGGGCCTGCCTACTGCAGGCAGGCAGCGGGGATCAGCCCCCAAAGCAAAGCTGTTAACACTGACAGCTAGACTCACCAACTGCAACGCTCATGGAGGCAAATACCCGATTTAGCAAAAATATGAGTTGAACGGTTTAAGACTCTTCTAAAATCCCTAGAGTAACGGAACTGCCCACATTTCAGTCTACCCTAACAGTTTGTAGGGTCTGCACAGAAACGAGTTGAAATTACTTCAAAGTCTTTTCTCCCCCCagaaaattatttacatttctcgTAAACCTCTTTGAACTTTTCTTCGCAGGTTCTTGTTTGATAGGCACATAAATCAAAAATTTCGGGCAGACCCTAGTCACAGCCATTTCCGAAAAGAGTCTGTAAGATACAGAGGTCAAAGacgggtttaaaaaaaaaaaaaaaaaaaaaagccctccacACACACTTAGCTGAAGGCTGGTCCCTGGAATGTGGGCCTGGCTGGGGGGAGGCTGTCCAGGCAGCAGGTCAGCATGAAACAAGGTACCAAGGAGGACAAGGCTTGACATCTGTTCCAGAAAGAGCCCGCAGTGAGCCAAGGCCCCAGGCAGGACCACGTGGCTGGGGCGGAGCTGTCAGGTCTGGAGTTAGGACACTGGATTCCGTGTGAAGAACCGCAGGGAAAAGCCCGCAGAGCGAAAAGCAATGGGCATCCTACTTAACAAGGGAGGTTtattccagaaaataaaactgtcaagATAAAAATAGACACTTTACTAAAATCAGCAGCAAACTCCAGTTTCCaattcttttacttaaaaagatCTTTGGGGTGCCGTGGGCCTAGCACTGAGTTTCAGAAGCTGGACACACTGGCTGATGGGGACCGAGAGTCAGGAGGGAGGGGCCTGTGGAATCCCACCCTCGATGACCAAGAACCCATCTTTCGACGCGTTCCTGCCCATCTCCCTGACTACTCGATTAGACGCCACGCGAGGACAGGGATCGGTCCCGCTGGTCTTGGCAAAGGGCAGCGCCAGCGCGTGGCCCAGGGAGACGCTCGGCTCCTCCCTCGCCTGAAGTCACACACGCGCAACGCCCTCTGTCCGCTACGGCAGCAGCCGTTCTAATCACGCTCCTTGGACAGAACCGACATTCCTGCAGTCAGTGTTTCTAGAACATAGTACCACACGGAGCCATGGAGAAATGATGCCTTGTAAGTAAACATACCTTATCAAGTATGTAACCAAAGGCTGACGATTGAAGgcttcattttctaaattaaagaTACCAGCCTTGTATGttatcaaataaacaaataacagttagaaaaaaaaaacaaaaaaaacacccccaAAGCAGTCTAAGTCCATATAATGAGTCTGGGGGAGAAATCACTGTTCTCTTTCCAGGATTTTAATTGGAAGAGTAAATAACTCAGGGCAGAGAAGGCAGTGTTCCTGGAAGCCCTCGGCTCTGCTTAATTAGACATGCGCTGTCCTTTTTGAGTGcagaatttttaggaaaaaagattCAAAAGTGGAATTTGGAAAGCATCCCCACATACCACGGCGTCTTGAGAAGTCGGCTGCCTACCGATTTGTCCACAGTCATCCCAACTTCTAGGAGGCCGGCAAAAGCCCAACTTGGCACACACAGAGAAGGCAGTCAAGCAGTGTGCCCATGGCTCGTCCCCCCAGGTTTATTCGGGAGGCCACACACCCCGCTATGCTGCGCTAAGACGACTCCTCTTCTGGaattcccctcccttctcctcttcaGAGTCAAGGCAGCAGCCAACCAGTAGGAGTAGCTAATAAAATGCGTGACTGCAAAGGGAAGGACTGAAACGAGCCGCCTCTCAGCAGCCCCAGCCAGCTCTGTGAACAGGGACCAGCGGGGCCCTGGCTCGGGCGGCTGGAACGCTGGGCTGGGGTGCGGGGGAGATAGTATTAATATAACAGTTCTCTCCTTCTCATAACGGGCGGAGACGCCCCTCCGGGCCATGTGTGCCCTTCCACCTCCACCCGGACCACATCCTCCCTCCCAAACACATTATGGGATAGGCCCTCAAGAGAAGGGTCTGGGAGACTGGTGACAAGCAGAGGCAGTAGAACCTATCAAATGCTTTCACGCATTTGTTTCTCCAACTCTAACTTgggcaatctgaaaaaatacagttAAACAATCAAGGCCACAAAGAGCAGGGATGGCACGGCTCTGATGTCACACCTTCCAAGTCCGACGTGGTAAGGAGGCCAGGGTGGGGGAGGTGCATCTTAGGGAGGGATAGACTCTCCCCCGGGGGCTGGTAGAGCCCATCACCCTCGGGAAGACCCAAGGAGCGGCCTTCCCTCCGAGGAGCCCTCGGGTTCCCCGGCCAGCCCTCTCGCTAGGGGGCGCCGCCGAAACATGACCCCGTCCTCGGACTTAGACCCATAGAGACAGGAGACCCAGGAGGGGGCACGGAGAACCCTGGGCAGGAGGCACGTGGGGCTGGCTGCAGCCCGCCATGCTTTGGATGTTAGGGTTTTTTCCGGAAAACCCAAGCCAAGCCGCTCTTTAgctgacagatggggaaactgaggcccagggcgcTGAACCGCTGTCCCGTTCCACACAAGGTAAAGGCTGCGCCGGGACGCAGTCATCGCCTCCCGCTCCAAGCCCCTTTCCTGAAATGGCAGGCTCCGaattccctccccctctccaggCTGCCGGGTCCCGCCGGCGAGGCAGAGccctttcctcccctctctgCTCGCCCGGCCCGCCTACCTGCCGAACCGTCGGGGCCGTCTTTGTCCGCGCGGCCGGGCTCGCCGGCGCCCTGCTGGCGGTCGTTGTCGCAGCCGCCCTGGTCCAGGCGCGCCTCGGCGCTGGAGCAACAGTAGCGCAGCGCGCAGCTGCCGCAGCAGATGGTGGCGTCGCCGCCGTCGAAGCGCTCGGGGCACTGGAAGCCGATGCGCCAGACGCCCTGCGCGTCCATCCAGCCGTGGCAGTACTCGCCGCTGGCCCGCGCCCCCGCCGCCAGCAGCGCGGCCAGCAGCAGCCGCAGGAGCGAAGCGGCGTCCCGGGAGGAGGCGGCCGGGTGGCGTCCGCCCCACATGGCACCACCCTGGGCGCGGGCGGCGCGTCTCCAGAGGGCGCAGGGCCGACTCCGGGAGGTGGCGGCCCGGCGCCCCGGTCCCGGCGGTGCTGAGGCCGGGACCTCTGCGCTGAGTGTCCCTTCCGCGGCGCCTTCCGCGCgggcccccacccccccgccgcgacGTCCGGGAGCTAAGCCATGCCCTCCCTCGGCCGGCAGCCCGGCCCCAGCAGGAGCTGCCTGTAACTCGTGGGCACTCGCCGATGGAGCTCTCCGGGTGCGACTCAGAGGGCCCCCGGGGCTGCCGTTCCGCGGCCCCCGGAGGCTTCACCCGCGACAGGACCCTCCCCGTGCATCCCCGAGGGGACGCTCGCTCGGGCCGGAGGACCGCTGGGCGCGCCGCTTCGGACCCGGAGCCAGGGCGCTGCCTTACAGTTTAAGCCTCGGGGTCCTGCGCGCTAGTCGTGGCGCGTCTCCTGGCTTTATTCCCCCCTCGGGCGGCTTGAAGAGGCCAAGGTGGCGGGCAGCGGGCACAGAGCTCCGGGCAGCAAGTGCAGCGGCCGGCGGCGCTCAGCCTCCTGCGCTCCGAACTCGGTCCGCATGGCTCCGGCCGCGCCGCCCGGGCCGCCCCCTGGGTGCAGCCACCACGTTCCGCTCCGCGGGCCGGACGGTCGATCCTCCCGGCGCACGCGGGCGTCCGGGACGCGGACGAGAACCGACGCGCCCTGCCGGGATCCCGGGAGCCAGCCGCGGCTGCTGCTGGGCGCGGGTCCAGGCGGGCGGCTCGCCCTGCTCCCCTCCTCTGCTCTCCGGCCTCGGCGCGCTCCGTctggctccccctcccccccccgccgcTGCGCCCTGGGTAGGTGCGCACCGCTGGACGCCTCCCACGGAAGTTTCGGCCCCCGGGGCTGCGGAACAAGCCGATCGCAGCAGCCGCCCGCCCACCCGCGCGCCCGACCCCGACTCGCCCGCCGCGCCGCCGCGCCGCGCTGCGCTCTTAAGAGGGGCTGGCGCCGCGGGCGCGCATGCGCGCTGGGGCCGCCCCGCCCTCGCCGCCCCAGGGGCCGCGAGCCCTTCACTTTCGGGCTGGAACGGCCGCGGGCCGTGGGCTGCCGGGTAGAAAGGGCGCGGGAGACAACTGCGCTCGAGCTAACACAGCAACAGCAGTAACGGCAATAAGGGCAAACTCAACTTGCTTATTGCAGGTCTTGGGCGGCATTCACAGTTCGGATTCTCACAACTTCCCAAAGAAGGATGATAACTGCGCTCCATTTACAGACGCTGAAGTTGCCACTTAGACTCACTGTCCTTCCAGTTCCCAGCCCGATGTCCAGGCCACGGCCGGTCACTGGCCTGGGGCTGCGTGGTGGGCTCGGGCTTCTACTAGGTGGGGTGGAGACTTGCCAGATTAGGCCGCTGTCCGGATGATCTGTGTCGCATTTCTTTCTAAATTTGGGCAGAGCGATTTATTGGATTTAAGCAGAAAGGTGCCTCGGCTCCACATTTGGCCCCGATGGTGTAGACAGCTGCGTGAAGAAGCAAACAAGGCTCCGACAGACCAGCAACGCGGCTTTGAGGAGGAGAGATTAATAGCTCCTGCCTTGCGGAAGCTGAAACAACAGGTGCTGATGCTATTAAAGCCGCcgtgattatttttaaaggatctgGTGACCCTTCCGACACGGTCTGGAAGTCAGCGACCTGACATCTAGGTCCAGCCCGACCAGAAAAAGAATCTTGCATTTTTCTGGCTTCAGTTTGTTCATCTTTAAAGTGGAGCATAAGAGGTGCTGACCACTGAGGTTCCCCCCCAAGTCCGTGTCTATGGAACACAAAGCAATTTTATTCACAGCAAAGACGCCGCTGTTCAGACATGGTCGGGCACTTGGGCGGGCCGGGTCACCGCGCGGACTGGGGCAGGTTGGCTACCCTGCCACTCGCCCCACGGAA
It encodes the following:
- the SHISA2 gene encoding protein shisa-2 homolog, which encodes MWGGRHPAASSRDAASLLRLLLAALLAAGARASGEYCHGWMDAQGVWRIGFQCPERFDGGDATICCGSCALRYCCSSAEARLDQGGCDNDRQQGAGEPGRADKDGPDGSAVPIYVPFLIVGSVFVAFIILGSLVAACCCRCLRPKQEPQQSRAPGGPRMVETIPMIPSASTSRGSSSRQSSTAASSSSSANSGARGPPTRSQTNCCLPEGTMNNVYVNMPTNFSVLNCQQATQIVPHQGQYLHPPFVGYTVQHDTVPMTPVPPFLDGLQTGYRQIQAPFPHTNSEQKMYPAVTV